In Opitutus sp. ER46, the following are encoded in one genomic region:
- a CDS encoding amidohydrolase family protein produces MPIVDAHVHLYPPEVAAEPEAWAARVGERHWAVLCTRRRRDGRLVQSLPTVDELLAAMDAARVDRAVLLGWYWEKPETCAWQNRFFAACVREHPDRLAACATIHPASGGAGVREEMRRARQDGLCGLGELSPHSQGVAMDEPVLAEAFALAGEYGWPVNLHVTDPASRPFPGRIETPLTDFSRVVRTHPGTTFILAHWGGLVPQVDPEIATLPNVYFDTAASPLMYDPGIWARFAALVPRTKVLFGSDYPLNLYPRVSVAAEMARFVAEATAAGAGAEALGGNAERVFGWCQHREQGGTLRVVDHNLQPGAQA; encoded by the coding sequence ATGCCGATCGTCGACGCGCACGTGCATCTTTACCCGCCGGAAGTGGCGGCGGAGCCGGAGGCGTGGGCGGCGCGGGTGGGGGAGCGCCACTGGGCGGTGCTGTGCACGCGGCGCCGGCGGGACGGCCGGCTGGTGCAGTCGCTGCCGACGGTGGACGAGTTGCTGGCGGCGATGGACGCCGCGCGCGTCGACCGGGCGGTCCTGCTGGGCTGGTATTGGGAAAAGCCGGAGACCTGCGCGTGGCAGAATCGGTTCTTCGCCGCGTGTGTGCGGGAGCATCCCGACCGGCTGGCGGCGTGCGCAACGATTCATCCCGCGTCGGGCGGCGCCGGGGTACGGGAGGAGATGCGGCGGGCCCGGCAGGACGGGCTGTGCGGGCTGGGGGAGTTGTCCCCGCATTCGCAAGGGGTGGCGATGGACGAACCGGTGCTGGCGGAGGCGTTTGCGTTGGCCGGCGAGTATGGCTGGCCGGTGAACCTGCATGTGACGGACCCGGCGAGCCGGCCGTTCCCGGGCCGGATCGAGACCCCGCTGACGGACTTCTCGCGCGTGGTGCGTACGCATCCCGGGACGACGTTCATTCTCGCACACTGGGGCGGTCTGGTGCCGCAGGTGGACCCGGAGATCGCGACGCTGCCGAACGTGTACTTCGATACCGCGGCATCGCCGCTGATGTACGATCCGGGGATCTGGGCGCGCTTCGCGGCGCTGGTGCCGAGGACGAAGGTGCTCTTTGGCTCCGACTATCCGCTGAACCTGTATCCGCGCGTGAGCGTGGCGGCGGAGATGGCGCGCTTCGTGGCGGAAGCCACCGCCGCCGGTGCGGGCGCCGAGGCGCTAGGCGGCAACGCCGAGCGCGTCTTCGGTTGGTGCCAGCACCGAGAACAGGGCGGGACTCTGCGGGTGGTTGACCACAATCTGCAACCCGGTGCTCAGGCCTGA
- a CDS encoding EamA family transporter: MFLLLIVSFVWAFSFGLIKGRLAGVDPTAVATLRLALALLVFLPWLRLRGVSTAMRFRLAAIGAIQFGVMYVLYLRAFAHLQAYEVALFTITTPFFVTLLDGAIRRQFVGRHAAAALLSVAGAGVIVWQGLALSSTVVGVLLVQASNLCFAAGQLGWRHARAQLGSGVSDASVFALLYAGAFAASLAWSFTTTDWLALRLTWSQGATLAYLGVLASGVCFFWWNIGATRVNAGTLAAFNNAKIPLAVACSLVFFGESANVPRLLLGGALMAGGVWLAESRPSARR; this comes from the coding sequence GTGTTTCTCCTTCTCATCGTCTCCTTCGTCTGGGCGTTTTCCTTCGGCCTCATCAAGGGCCGGCTGGCCGGCGTCGATCCGACCGCCGTCGCCACCCTGCGGCTCGCGCTCGCACTCCTCGTCTTTCTGCCGTGGCTGCGCCTGCGCGGTGTATCCACGGCGATGCGATTTCGGCTCGCCGCCATCGGCGCCATCCAGTTCGGCGTGATGTACGTGCTCTACCTGCGCGCGTTCGCCCACCTGCAGGCCTACGAGGTCGCGCTGTTCACCATCACCACGCCCTTCTTCGTCACGCTGCTCGACGGCGCCATCCGACGCCAGTTCGTCGGCCGCCACGCCGCCGCCGCCCTGCTCTCCGTCGCCGGCGCCGGGGTCATCGTCTGGCAGGGTCTGGCCCTCTCCAGCACGGTCGTCGGCGTGCTCCTCGTGCAGGCCTCCAACCTCTGCTTCGCCGCCGGCCAGCTCGGCTGGCGCCACGCCCGCGCGCAACTCGGCTCCGGGGTGTCCGACGCGTCCGTCTTCGCCCTCCTCTACGCGGGCGCCTTCGCCGCGTCGCTGGCCTGGTCCTTCACCACCACGGACTGGCTTGCGCTCCGGCTGACGTGGTCGCAGGGCGCCACGCTGGCGTACCTCGGCGTCCTCGCCTCCGGCGTGTGCTTCTTCTGGTGGAACATCGGCGCCACCCGGGTGAACGCCGGCACGCTCGCCGCCTTCAACAACGCCAAGATTCCCCTCGCGGTCGCCTGCTCGCTCGTGTTCTTCGGCGAAAGCGCCAACGTCCCCCGGCTCCTGCTCGGCGGCGCGCTCATGGCCGGCGGCGTCTGGCTCGCCGAGTCGCGCCCGTCGGCCCGCCGCTGA
- a CDS encoding RidA family protein, with protein MNYEAKLAELGITLPTPPAAAGSYVPTVRTGNLLYCAGTICMIGGQMTHVGQVGKEQTIEAAKKAAEVCALNALANVKAAVGSLDKVVRIVFVSGFVNAIDGFMDSPAVINGASDLFVKVFGDAGKHARAAVAVNGLPRGSTTEVQIVVEVKD; from the coding sequence ATGAACTACGAAGCCAAGCTAGCGGAACTCGGAATCACGTTGCCGACGCCTCCGGCGGCGGCGGGCAGTTACGTGCCGACGGTGCGCACGGGAAACCTGCTCTATTGCGCGGGCACGATCTGCATGATCGGCGGGCAGATGACGCACGTCGGGCAGGTCGGCAAGGAGCAGACGATCGAGGCGGCAAAGAAGGCCGCCGAAGTTTGCGCGCTGAACGCACTGGCCAACGTCAAGGCGGCGGTCGGGTCGCTGGACAAGGTGGTGCGCATCGTGTTCGTGAGCGGCTTCGTGAACGCGATCGACGGTTTCATGGACAGTCCCGCGGTCATCAATGGTGCGAGCGATCTCTTCGTGAAGGTCTTCGGCGACGCGGGGAAACACGCGCGCGCGGCGGTGGCGGTGAATGGCCTGCCGCGCGGCTCGACCACCGAAGTGCAGATCGTGGTCGAGGTGAAGGACTGA
- a CDS encoding Nramp family divalent metal transporter, whose translation MEPPSGMATPAPASTTGWKREPDAPSLAESHRTISIPAGAGFWRKLLAFSGPGYLVAVGYMDPGNWATDLAGGSAFGYSLLSVILLSNLMAILLQSLCAKLGIVTGRDLAQACRDHYSRPVAVGLWLLCEVAICACDLAEVIGTAIALNLLFGIPLVWGVCITALDVLLVLWLANRGFRWLEALVVGLVFLIGVCFGLEILFSKPAVRDILGGFLPTTELVTNPAMLYIAIGILGATVMPHNLYLHSSIVQTRKYAQDARGKREAIKFATIDSTAALMFALFINGSILVVAAATFYTRGRHDVAEIQDAFQLLSPMLGVGVAGIVFAVALLASGQNSTLTGTLAGQIVMEGFLNVRLRPWLRRLITRAIAIIPAAIVAGVYGESGTAKLLVFSQVVLSLQLPFAVVPLVMFTSDRKKMGEFANPPWIKVLAWVVATLIIGLNLKLLLDVTGITGR comes from the coding sequence ATGGAACCACCCTCTGGCATGGCCACGCCGGCGCCCGCGTCGACGACGGGCTGGAAGCGCGAACCCGACGCGCCCAGCCTGGCCGAGTCCCATCGCACGATCTCGATCCCGGCGGGGGCCGGTTTCTGGCGAAAGCTGCTGGCGTTCTCGGGGCCGGGTTACCTCGTGGCGGTCGGCTACATGGACCCGGGCAACTGGGCCACGGACCTGGCGGGCGGCTCGGCGTTCGGGTACTCGCTGTTGAGCGTCATCCTGCTGTCGAACCTGATGGCGATCCTGCTGCAGTCGCTCTGCGCGAAGCTGGGCATCGTGACCGGCCGCGACCTGGCGCAGGCGTGCCGGGATCACTATTCCCGGCCGGTGGCGGTCGGCCTGTGGCTGCTGTGCGAGGTGGCGATCTGCGCGTGCGACCTGGCGGAGGTGATCGGCACGGCCATCGCGCTGAACCTGCTCTTTGGCATCCCACTCGTGTGGGGGGTGTGCATCACCGCGCTCGATGTGCTGCTGGTGCTGTGGCTGGCGAACCGCGGTTTCCGTTGGCTCGAGGCCCTGGTCGTCGGGCTGGTGTTCCTGATCGGGGTGTGTTTCGGCCTGGAGATCCTGTTCTCGAAACCGGCGGTGCGGGACATCCTGGGCGGCTTCCTCCCCACGACCGAACTGGTGACGAATCCCGCGATGCTCTATATCGCGATCGGCATTCTCGGGGCGACGGTGATGCCGCACAACCTATACCTCCACTCGTCGATCGTGCAGACGCGCAAGTATGCGCAGGATGCGCGGGGCAAGCGGGAGGCGATCAAGTTTGCGACGATCGATTCGACCGCGGCGCTGATGTTCGCGCTGTTCATCAACGGCTCGATCCTGGTGGTGGCCGCGGCGACGTTCTACACGCGGGGCCGGCACGACGTGGCGGAAATCCAGGACGCGTTTCAGTTGTTGTCGCCAATGCTGGGTGTGGGGGTGGCCGGTATCGTCTTCGCGGTGGCGTTACTCGCGTCGGGGCAGAACTCGACGCTGACGGGCACGCTGGCGGGCCAGATCGTGATGGAAGGCTTTCTCAACGTGCGGCTGCGGCCGTGGCTGCGGCGGCTAATCACCCGGGCGATCGCCATCATCCCGGCGGCGATCGTGGCGGGCGTGTATGGCGAGAGTGGAACGGCGAAGCTCCTGGTGTTCAGCCAGGTGGTGTTGAGCCTGCAACTGCCCTTCGCCGTGGTGCCGCTCGTGATGTTTACGAGCGACCGGAAGAAGATGGGCGAGTTTGCCAATCCGCCCTGGATCAAAGTGCTCGCGTGGGTCGTGGCCACGCTCATCATCGGGCTCAACCTCAAGCTCCTGCTCGACGTGACCGGCATCACCGGCCGCTGA
- a CDS encoding universal stress protein: MYKKILVALENGRADETLIRHVGELAGLLGSEILLVHVADGWAARNYDQLKLAESDEMRADREYLAGVAERLRDRGLTVHSELALGNPPAEIVRSAGAHRCDLIAMGAHGHKLVGDIFLGSTIDRVRHNTTIPVLVVRVAGASTPPLPQS; this comes from the coding sequence ATGTACAAGAAGATTCTGGTCGCGCTGGAGAACGGCCGCGCCGACGAGACGCTGATCCGCCACGTGGGCGAACTCGCCGGATTGTTGGGTTCCGAGATCCTCCTCGTGCACGTCGCCGACGGCTGGGCGGCGCGGAACTACGACCAACTGAAACTGGCGGAGTCGGACGAGATGCGCGCCGACCGCGAGTACCTGGCCGGCGTGGCGGAACGCCTGCGCGACCGCGGACTCACCGTGCACAGCGAATTGGCGTTGGGGAACCCGCCGGCCGAGATCGTCCGCAGCGCCGGGGCGCATCGCTGCGACCTCATCGCGATGGGCGCGCACGGCCACAAGCTGGTGGGCGACATCTTCCTGGGCAGCACCATCGACCGGGTACGGCACAACACGACGATCCCGGTGCTGGTCGTGCGGGTGGCGGGTGCGAGCACCCCGCCGTTGCCGCAGTCCTGA
- a CDS encoding iron ABC transporter permease, translating to MSSPATTLLRPPHRPAPSFAHGVVLVTVVFFAAFFVWPVWQVVRGGFVNADGTFTLSYLGALLQNATYLAGLRNAFLLALATTLAAGLIAIPLAWLNERFVYPGKSLFGALVLLPMVLPPFVGAIGIRQIFGQAGAFNAVLHHLGLLPAGATIDWCAQFPLPGIVLVQAFSLYPIVYLNTVAALANVDPALEEAAQNLGATGWRRFRRVTLPLIRPGLFAGGTLVFIWAFTELGTPLVFDYTRITSVQIYEGLKDIGANPFPYTLVTVMLVASLTLYVVGKGLFGRSGGTGTTKATIGRQPRILPRASGWLCTAAFAFVAFVALLPHLGVVLIASARDWYGSVLPGEWTLENFRLALGHDLTVPAIANSLRFAGIATVVDLILGIAIAYVIVRSRLASRHLLDLLAMLPLAVPGLVLAFGYVAMAQDGKAFAWLNPTRNPTILLVIAYAVRRLPYVVRAAAAGFEQTSETLEEAGQNLGASPLRAIVRITLPLIAANLIAGGLLAFAFAMLEVSDSLILAQKQAYYPITKAILELLQRLGDGRFIASALGVWAMLFLGLTVAGLTILLGRKLGGLFRL from the coding sequence TTGTCCTCCCCCGCCACCACGCTCCTTCGCCCGCCGCACCGACCCGCGCCGTCGTTCGCGCACGGCGTCGTGCTGGTGACCGTGGTCTTCTTCGCCGCCTTCTTTGTCTGGCCCGTGTGGCAGGTCGTGCGCGGCGGGTTCGTGAACGCCGACGGTACGTTCACCCTCAGCTATCTCGGCGCGCTCCTGCAGAACGCGACCTACCTCGCCGGCCTGCGCAACGCATTCCTCCTCGCGCTCGCCACCACGCTGGCCGCCGGCCTCATTGCCATCCCGCTCGCGTGGCTCAACGAACGCTTTGTCTACCCGGGCAAGTCCCTGTTCGGCGCGCTCGTCCTGCTGCCCATGGTTTTGCCTCCGTTTGTCGGCGCGATCGGCATTCGCCAGATCTTTGGCCAGGCGGGCGCGTTCAACGCCGTGCTCCACCACCTCGGCCTCCTCCCCGCCGGCGCCACCATCGACTGGTGCGCGCAGTTTCCCCTCCCGGGCATCGTCCTGGTCCAGGCGTTCTCCCTCTACCCGATCGTGTACCTCAACACGGTCGCCGCCCTCGCCAACGTCGATCCCGCGCTTGAGGAGGCGGCGCAGAACCTCGGTGCCACCGGCTGGCGGCGCTTTCGGCGCGTCACGCTGCCGCTCATCCGACCCGGCCTCTTTGCCGGGGGCACGCTCGTGTTCATCTGGGCCTTCACCGAACTCGGCACCCCGCTCGTGTTCGACTACACCCGCATCACCAGCGTCCAGATCTACGAAGGGCTGAAGGACATCGGGGCCAACCCGTTTCCCTACACGCTCGTGACGGTGATGCTGGTCGCCTCCCTCACGCTCTACGTCGTCGGCAAGGGACTCTTCGGTCGCTCCGGCGGCACCGGCACGACCAAGGCCACGATCGGCCGTCAGCCCCGCATCCTCCCCCGCGCGAGCGGTTGGCTCTGCACTGCCGCCTTCGCCTTCGTCGCGTTCGTCGCGCTGCTCCCTCACCTGGGCGTCGTGCTCATCGCCAGCGCGCGCGACTGGTACGGCTCCGTGCTCCCGGGCGAATGGACGCTCGAGAACTTCCGCCTCGCGCTCGGCCACGACCTCACTGTGCCCGCCATCGCGAACAGCCTGCGCTTCGCCGGCATCGCCACGGTCGTCGACCTGATCCTCGGCATCGCCATCGCCTACGTCATCGTCCGCTCGCGGCTCGCCTCCCGCCATCTCCTCGACCTCCTGGCCATGCTGCCGCTCGCGGTGCCGGGCCTCGTGCTGGCGTTCGGCTACGTTGCCATGGCGCAGGACGGCAAGGCCTTCGCCTGGCTCAATCCCACCCGTAATCCGACCATCCTCCTCGTGATCGCGTATGCCGTCCGCCGGTTGCCGTACGTCGTGCGCGCCGCCGCCGCCGGCTTCGAGCAGACGAGCGAGACCCTCGAGGAGGCCGGCCAGAACCTGGGCGCGTCGCCCCTGCGCGCGATCGTGCGCATCACCCTGCCGCTCATCGCGGCCAACCTCATCGCCGGCGGTCTCCTCGCGTTTGCCTTCGCCATGCTCGAGGTCAGCGACTCGCTCATCCTCGCCCAGAAGCAGGCGTACTATCCGATCACCAAGGCCATTCTCGAACTGCTGCAGCGGCTCGGGGACGGTCGCTTCATCGCCAGCGCGCTCGGCGTCTGGGCCATGCTGTTCCTGGGCCTCACCGTCGCCGGCCTCACCATCCTGCTGGGCCGCAAGCTCGGCGGACTGTTCCGGCTCTAG
- a CDS encoding amidase — MTVRDWQQLTPEAAAREVHTRLRNRLSATQLRAAVAWVAPEPDLAAAFAAATATRDNPLAGVPCFVKDLFDLAGVSTLAGSTFLPDVRPRPTADGSLVRAARQAGLVCAGKSHLHEFAYGITGENPHYGDCEHPRFPGRTTGGSSSGSAALVAAGVVPVAFGTDTGGSVRVPAAFCGLYGFRLAPGDPWIRDAFPLAPSFDTAGWFTARRVDMQQMLAAMVGLRSSLRPLHGCYLEMPGVDDDVRTACLATAERFAPPADPATRDDLRHGFAGALDCYNTIVAAEAWEVHRPWAERFQSRYDPAVWQRLLRGRQLPADQSAAAERSRASLRLLWAKFFLTYDFLVLPATPCGALTKAECTPENRARLLTLTAPASVGGLPVLTVPVTLPSGLSTGLQIVVNHPQSPALFSVLAPTEDALGVAA, encoded by the coding sequence ATGACGGTCCGCGATTGGCAGCAACTGACCCCGGAGGCCGCGGCACGCGAGGTGCACACGCGGCTGCGGAATCGCCTTTCCGCCACCCAACTCCGCGCCGCCGTCGCCTGGGTCGCCCCCGAACCCGACCTCGCCGCCGCTTTTGCCGCCGCCACGGCCACCCGCGACAACCCGCTCGCCGGCGTACCGTGCTTCGTCAAGGACCTCTTTGACCTCGCCGGCGTATCCACGCTCGCCGGATCGACGTTTCTTCCGGACGTGCGCCCGAGGCCCACCGCCGACGGCAGCCTCGTGCGCGCTGCCCGCCAGGCCGGTCTCGTGTGCGCCGGCAAGAGTCACCTGCACGAGTTCGCCTACGGGATCACCGGCGAGAATCCGCATTACGGCGACTGCGAACACCCGCGGTTTCCCGGTCGCACCACCGGCGGCTCCAGCAGCGGTTCCGCCGCCCTCGTTGCCGCCGGCGTCGTCCCCGTGGCCTTCGGCACCGACACCGGCGGGTCCGTGCGGGTCCCCGCCGCCTTCTGCGGCCTCTACGGCTTCCGCCTTGCTCCGGGCGATCCCTGGATCCGCGACGCGTTTCCCCTCGCGCCCAGCTTCGACACTGCCGGCTGGTTCACGGCCCGGCGCGTCGACATGCAGCAGATGCTGGCCGCCATGGTCGGGCTGCGGTCCAGCCTCCGCCCGCTGCATGGCTGCTATCTCGAGATGCCGGGCGTCGATGACGACGTGCGCACCGCCTGCCTCGCCACCGCCGAACGGTTTGCGCCTCCGGCCGATCCCGCCACGCGCGACGACCTGCGGCACGGTTTCGCCGGTGCGCTCGACTGCTACAACACGATCGTCGCCGCCGAGGCGTGGGAGGTCCACCGCCCCTGGGCCGAACGGTTCCAGTCGCGCTACGATCCCGCCGTCTGGCAACGACTGCTTCGCGGCCGCCAACTCCCCGCCGACCAGTCCGCCGCCGCCGAACGTTCCCGCGCCAGCCTCCGGCTCCTCTGGGCGAAGTTTTTTCTCACCTACGACTTTCTCGTCCTGCCCGCCACGCCGTGCGGCGCGCTGACCAAGGCCGAGTGCACACCGGAAAACCGGGCCCGGCTCCTGACGCTCACCGCGCCGGCCAGCGTCGGCGGCCTGCCCGTGCTGACGGTTCCGGTGACGCTGCCCTCAGGCCTGAGCACCGGGTTGCAGATTGTGGTCAACCACCCGCAGAGTCCCGCCCTGTTCTCGGTGCTGGCACCAACCGAAGACGCGCTCGGCGTTGCCGCCTAG
- a CDS encoding metal-dependent transcriptional regulator: MATSTVEDYLKHILLLSERGPDLVSMGALAAALEVVPGTATTMVKALAGEGFVEHRPREGVRLTPSGRRVALTVLRKHRLVETFLVNVLKMDWSAVHAEAEQLEHAISDEVLDRLDALLAHPTTDPHGDPIPSRKGKINSQVYATLATCLTGRKLRVVRVTDQSSEFLHFAEQSTLQPGTVVRVTDRNLAAGLVTVQQAAGTPLAVSLVAAGKILVEPA, translated from the coding sequence ATGGCCACGAGCACGGTCGAAGACTACCTCAAGCACATCCTCCTGCTTTCCGAACGCGGCCCCGACCTCGTCTCCATGGGCGCGCTCGCCGCCGCGCTCGAGGTCGTCCCGGGCACGGCCACCACGATGGTCAAGGCGCTGGCCGGCGAGGGCTTCGTCGAGCACCGGCCCCGCGAGGGCGTGCGCCTGACCCCCTCCGGCCGGCGCGTCGCGCTCACCGTGCTCCGCAAGCACCGGCTCGTGGAGACCTTCCTTGTCAACGTCCTGAAGATGGACTGGTCCGCCGTCCACGCGGAGGCCGAGCAGCTGGAGCACGCCATCTCCGACGAGGTGCTCGACCGGCTTGACGCCCTGCTCGCCCACCCCACCACCGACCCGCACGGCGACCCCATCCCGAGCCGCAAGGGCAAGATCAACTCCCAGGTCTACGCCACCCTCGCCACCTGCCTCACCGGACGGAAGCTGCGCGTCGTGCGGGTGACCGACCAGTCGTCCGAATTCCTCCACTTCGCGGAACAGAGCACCCTGCAGCCCGGCACCGTCGTGCGCGTCACCGACCGCAACCTCGCCGCGGGGCTCGTCACCGTCCAGCAGGCTGCCGGCACGCCCCTGGCCGTGAGTCTCGTCGCCGCCGGGAAAATCCTGGTCGAACCCGCCTGA
- a CDS encoding tetratricopeptide repeat protein, whose product MPAQPSPITPLSALPSDAPDRRGVLVAALLLVLAIALGYANSLSGPFVYDDYMSIPYNPTIRALSADVLRPPGDGATVSGRPVLNLSFALNYAIGGLDVQGYHLVNVAIHACAALALLGLFRRTFFLAAPPDALRRHALPVAAALAAIWALHPLQTESVTYLVQRAESLMGMFYLLTLYAFVRSTQSTAPFGWRLAAWVACALGMATKENMVSAPLLVLLYDRAFVGGSFAAAWRARRGFYLALAATWLLLAALVLTTGGNRGGSAGFDVGINFVPYVLTQIPAFVRYACLCVWPYPLVFDYGAFFVQPNAAFFLQATVVAAFLVGTGWSLIRFPKLGVLGFLALAVLAPTSLIPGTTQMVVEHRLYLPLAAAVALLAPLVRLGRPVILGPLAVLIVVALGGATAARNRVYQTEVGLWADTVAKAPANTVARSSYGAALAGLGRRSEALREHLAALALNPEYVPALANVGLALSEMGRPADALPYLTRAVELSPRKAAAHLNLGITLGLLNRSPEALAHFAEAVQLNPLLPAAHNNYGDALCRSGQVAEGLHHLDQALALQPDYVEAHLNRAAALVRLQRMPEARTAFATAIRLKPGDAAPYISWANFLLNQGQLAEALAAYESGLQLKPDAADARYSYATALARAERYADAVSQFEATLRLRPDDASAHNNLANSLAALDRVADAIPHYEAALKLRPDDARTHDNLGLALARSGRLAEAAKHFATAVRLDPSLTEAREHLSRAQAQEKGLRD is encoded by the coding sequence ATGCCCGCCCAGCCGTCGCCCATCACGCCCCTGTCCGCTCTGCCGTCCGACGCCCCCGACCGCCGCGGCGTCCTCGTGGCCGCCCTGCTTCTGGTGCTCGCCATCGCGCTGGGCTACGCCAACTCCCTCTCCGGGCCGTTCGTGTACGACGACTACATGTCGATCCCGTACAACCCGACGATCCGCGCGCTTTCCGCCGACGTACTCCGTCCGCCGGGCGACGGCGCCACCGTCAGCGGACGCCCCGTCCTCAACCTGTCCTTCGCCCTCAACTACGCGATCGGCGGGCTCGACGTCCAGGGCTACCACCTGGTCAACGTCGCGATTCACGCCTGCGCCGCGCTGGCCCTGCTCGGGCTTTTCCGCCGCACCTTTTTTCTCGCGGCCCCGCCCGACGCCCTGCGTCGACACGCGTTGCCGGTCGCGGCCGCCCTCGCCGCCATCTGGGCCCTGCATCCGCTGCAAACCGAGTCGGTCACGTACCTGGTGCAGCGCGCCGAGTCGCTCATGGGGATGTTCTACCTGCTGACGCTCTATGCGTTCGTCCGCAGCACGCAGTCCACGGCGCCCTTCGGCTGGCGGCTCGCCGCCTGGGTCGCCTGCGCCCTCGGCATGGCCACCAAGGAGAACATGGTTTCGGCCCCGCTCCTGGTGCTGCTTTACGACCGCGCGTTCGTTGGCGGGAGTTTTGCCGCCGCCTGGCGCGCCCGGCGCGGCTTTTACCTCGCGCTCGCCGCCACCTGGCTCCTGCTCGCCGCGCTCGTGCTCACCACCGGAGGCAACCGCGGCGGCTCGGCCGGCTTCGATGTCGGGATCAACTTCGTGCCGTATGTCCTCACGCAGATACCGGCTTTCGTGCGGTACGCTTGCCTGTGCGTTTGGCCGTATCCGCTGGTCTTCGACTACGGTGCGTTCTTCGTGCAGCCCAACGCGGCGTTCTTTCTGCAGGCGACCGTCGTCGCCGCGTTCCTCGTCGGCACCGGCTGGAGCCTCATCCGGTTTCCGAAGCTCGGGGTCCTCGGTTTTCTCGCCCTCGCGGTGCTGGCCCCAACTTCGCTGATTCCCGGCACGACGCAGATGGTCGTCGAACACCGGCTGTACCTCCCGCTCGCCGCCGCGGTCGCGCTTCTCGCCCCACTGGTTCGCCTCGGCCGTCCCGTCATTCTGGGCCCGCTGGCCGTGCTCATCGTCGTCGCGCTCGGCGGCGCGACCGCGGCGCGCAATCGCGTTTACCAGACGGAAGTCGGGCTTTGGGCCGACACGGTCGCCAAGGCGCCGGCGAACACCGTGGCGCGCAGCAGCTACGGCGCGGCACTCGCCGGCCTCGGCCGTCGTTCCGAGGCCCTGCGCGAGCACCTCGCCGCACTCGCGCTCAATCCCGAATACGTGCCCGCGCTCGCCAACGTGGGACTGGCCCTCTCCGAAATGGGCCGCCCCGCCGACGCGCTGCCCTACCTCACCCGCGCGGTCGAGCTGAGTCCCCGCAAGGCCGCGGCGCACCTCAACCTGGGCATCACGCTGGGACTGCTCAACCGCAGCCCCGAGGCCTTGGCGCATTTTGCGGAGGCGGTGCAGCTGAATCCGCTCCTGCCCGCCGCGCACAACAACTACGGCGACGCGCTCTGTCGGAGCGGCCAGGTCGCGGAGGGCTTGCACCACCTCGACCAGGCGCTCGCGCTGCAGCCCGATTACGTCGAAGCGCACCTGAACCGCGCCGCCGCGCTCGTCCGGCTGCAGCGAATGCCCGAGGCGCGCACCGCGTTCGCCACTGCCATCCGGCTGAAGCCCGGCGACGCCGCGCCCTACATCAGTTGGGCCAACTTCCTCCTCAACCAGGGGCAACTGGCCGAGGCGTTGGCCGCCTACGAGTCCGGCCTGCAGCTCAAGCCCGACGCCGCCGACGCCCGCTACAGCTACGCCACCGCGCTCGCCCGCGCCGAACGCTACGCCGACGCCGTCTCGCAGTTCGAGGCAACCCTGCGGCTCCGCCCCGACGACGCCTCCGCCCACAACAACCTGGCCAATTCCCTCGCCGCGCTCGACCGCGTGGCCGACGCCATCCCGCACTACGAGGCCGCGCTCAAGCTGCGTCCCGACGACGCCCGCACGCACGACAACCTCGGGCTCGCGCTTGCCCGCAGCGGTCGCCTCGCCGAGGCCGCCAAACACTTCGCCACGGCCGTTCGCCTCGACCCCAGCCTGACCGAAGCCCGGGAACACCTCTCGCGCGCTCAGGCGCAGGAAAAGGGATTGAGGGATTGA